A single Sporosarcina sp. FSL W8-0480 DNA region contains:
- the yycF gene encoding response regulator YycF has translation MQNKTILVVDDEKPIADILEFNLKKEGFTVYCAYDGDEALEKVEEVQPDIMLLDIMLPKRDGMEVCREVRKKYDFPIIMLTAKDSEIDKVLGLELGADDYVTKPFGTRELIARVKANLRRHSKTISEEQDGVTNEITVGSLVIQPDAYLVQKRGESIELTHREFELLHYLAKHIGQVMTREHLLQTVWGYDYFGDVRTVDVTIRRLREKIEDTPSHPTWIVTRRGVGYYLRDPEQE, from the coding sequence ATGCAAAACAAAACAATTCTTGTAGTAGATGATGAAAAACCAATCGCAGATATATTAGAGTTCAATTTAAAGAAGGAAGGATTTACAGTTTATTGTGCGTATGACGGGGACGAGGCACTTGAAAAAGTGGAAGAGGTGCAACCCGACATTATGCTTTTAGATATCATGCTTCCGAAACGAGATGGTATGGAGGTATGCAGGGAAGTCAGGAAGAAGTATGATTTTCCAATCATCATGCTGACAGCAAAGGATTCGGAAATCGATAAGGTGTTAGGCTTGGAATTGGGCGCGGATGATTATGTGACAAAGCCATTCGGTACACGTGAGCTGATTGCGAGGGTGAAGGCGAATCTGCGCAGACATTCAAAAACAATATCGGAGGAGCAGGATGGGGTAACTAATGAAATCACTGTTGGCAGCCTTGTCATTCAACCTGATGCTTACTTAGTGCAAAAGCGTGGAGAGTCAATCGAGTTGACACACCGTGAATTCGAATTACTTCATTACTTGGCAAAGCATATTGGACAAGTGATGACAAGAGAACATCTATTGCAAACGGTATGGGGCTACGATTACTTTGGCGATGTGCGCACAGTCGATGTAACGATTCGTAGATTGCGTGAAAAAATCGAGGACACACCAAGCCATCCAACTTGGATCGTTACAAGACGTGGTGTCGGTTATTATTTGCGTGACCCAGAACAGGAGTAA
- the walK gene encoding cell wall metabolism sensor histidine kinase WalK: protein MQKVGFFRSIHVKFVLIYIMLIIVAMQIIGLYFARELETTLKANFTNSVVDRMNLVEFSVREELIKDRSPDDPTIEQSLGAVLSGFNSEDINEIRVIDSKYRIRATSVLDNQSLVGQRSMEDSVRRSISSESISDMINLDKGKRVMVRVTPIMNNKEVVGALFVTANIEKVFKQIDEINQILAGGVAVSLTITIIIGIFIAQTFTRPISDMRRQAQAMAQGNFSRKVHVYGNDEMGQLAIAFNHLTNQLQESQSTTESEQRKLASVLENMTDGVISTDRKGRVSLINDSALMMLRMTRDIVLNRPIATILGLEQDYTFEDLIQMKESIALDFSTEKTPYILRATFSVTQRETGFVNGLIVVLHDNTEQEKIDMERREFVSNVSHELRTPLTTMRSYLDALAEGAWKNEEIAPSFLRVTQTETERMIRLVNDLLKLSRMDSKEYELNTEWVEFNHFFNSIIERFEFSKSQNVQFKRLLSPTDMFVEIDTDKMTQVIDNIISNALKYSPDGGDVRFGVTTSGTFIKVMISDDGMGIPQANVNRIFDRFYRADRARSRAMGGTGLGLAIAREMIIAHGGEIWAESEEGKGTTIFFTLPFEQQEEGEWD, encoded by the coding sequence ATGCAGAAAGTCGGTTTTTTTCGATCCATCCATGTTAAATTCGTACTGATCTATATCATGCTGATCATTGTAGCGATGCAGATTATCGGGCTTTATTTTGCAAGGGAACTTGAAACCACATTAAAGGCAAACTTTACGAATTCCGTTGTCGACAGGATGAATCTCGTTGAATTCAGTGTACGTGAGGAATTGATAAAGGACCGTTCACCGGATGATCCGACAATTGAACAAAGTCTTGGGGCCGTCCTTTCGGGATTCAACTCGGAAGATATAAACGAAATCCGAGTCATCGATTCAAAGTATCGCATCCGCGCAACATCAGTGCTCGACAATCAATCATTGGTCGGCCAGCGCTCCATGGAGGACAGTGTAAGGCGATCCATTTCCTCCGAATCTATCTCAGATATGATCAATCTCGACAAGGGAAAACGAGTCATGGTGCGTGTAACGCCAATCATGAACAATAAAGAAGTGGTTGGAGCACTCTTTGTAACAGCTAATATTGAAAAAGTGTTCAAGCAAATTGATGAAATCAATCAAATACTTGCGGGAGGGGTAGCGGTTTCGCTAACCATCACAATCATCATTGGAATATTCATTGCACAAACTTTCACGAGACCGATTTCAGATATGAGACGTCAAGCACAAGCGATGGCACAGGGAAATTTCTCGAGGAAGGTACATGTATATGGAAATGATGAAATGGGGCAACTCGCAATAGCCTTCAACCATTTGACGAATCAGCTTCAGGAGTCACAATCGACAACTGAAAGTGAACAGAGGAAATTGGCATCGGTGCTTGAAAACATGACAGATGGTGTCATTTCCACGGATCGTAAAGGTCGGGTCAGCCTCATAAACGATTCCGCCTTAATGATGTTGCGCATGACACGCGATATAGTACTGAATCGTCCTATTGCAACTATTTTAGGTTTGGAGCAAGACTATACATTTGAAGATCTCATTCAAATGAAAGAGTCCATTGCACTTGATTTTAGTACTGAAAAAACGCCTTATATACTTCGGGCAACATTTTCAGTGACTCAGCGGGAAACAGGATTCGTAAATGGACTAATCGTAGTCCTTCATGATAATACGGAACAAGAAAAAATCGATATGGAAAGACGGGAGTTCGTATCAAACGTCTCTCATGAGCTTCGTACACCTTTAACGACAATGCGCAGCTATTTGGATGCATTGGCTGAAGGTGCCTGGAAGAATGAAGAGATTGCTCCATCGTTCCTTCGGGTGACACAAACCGAAACGGAGCGAATGATCCGACTTGTCAACGACCTATTGAAACTATCAAGAATGGATAGCAAAGAATATGAATTGAATACCGAATGGGTGGAATTCAATCATTTCTTCAACTCGATTATTGAGCGTTTTGAATTCTCGAAGTCCCAAAATGTACAATTTAAACGATTGCTCTCTCCGACTGATATGTTTGTGGAAATAGATACTGATAAAATGACACAAGTCATCGATAATATCATTTCCAATGCCTTAAAATACTCTCCTGATGGAGGGGATGTCCGTTTCGGAGTGACGACCTCCGGGACATTTATTAAAGTGATGATTTCGGATGATGGCATGGGGATTCCCCAAGCAAATGTGAATCGCATATTCGATAGATTTTACCGGGCAGACCGTGCAAGATCGAGGGCAATGGGAGGAACTGGCCTTGGACTTGCCATCGCAAGAGAAATGATCATTGCACATGGCGGGGAAATTTGGGCTGAAAGTGAAGAAGGAAAAGGGACGACGATATTCTTTACGTTGCCTTTTGAACAACAAGAGGAAGGTGAATGGGATTGA
- the yycH gene encoding two-component system activity regulator YycH, protein MGLKYIEPIKSIILLLLVLLSATFTFSIWTYTPRLDPIEPSSTVDISIGERKKVKDLIKPYKLVIKYESTLRGTTDSSEIDGVLEEMSDWKVSQLVYHPNEMNKEQIKSFFQQPNQFTMYFQGQVPLQVYDDILPIEDSYIPPFSFDRMVVKWNPKEVAFEVHFINRESGLRYSGKITPKDPMDSYREIVLGGENFSRYAEVNVQEPTYIAVPVDPIHMDRSTYYQEELSPTRFRDALFNDPNAVRRSQVDATHEEFGDDHALLVVNTESKMLNFVHPAAESREPTSPADLLYDVIDSINEHGGWTDTFRFSYITPFSHYVKFQLFINGYPVYSDTGTTEIAQYYGESRVFRYIRPYYTLDVKIMDEEMTLPAGTEVANSLSKSDKYDFGSIEDITLGYMMRHDLEKRALIMEPAWFYLMKGKWLRYLPDQSGGDHIGLE, encoded by the coding sequence ATGGGATTGAAGTATATTGAACCGATTAAGTCGATCATACTACTCTTGCTCGTTCTTTTGAGTGCCACATTCACCTTCTCAATATGGACGTATACGCCAAGGTTGGATCCGATTGAACCCTCTTCGACTGTGGATATATCCATTGGAGAAAGGAAGAAAGTGAAGGATCTCATCAAGCCGTATAAGTTAGTGATTAAATATGAAAGCACACTTAGGGGTACAACAGATTCCAGTGAAATAGACGGTGTGTTGGAAGAAATGAGTGACTGGAAAGTTTCCCAGTTGGTCTATCATCCAAACGAGATGAATAAGGAACAGATTAAGTCATTTTTCCAGCAGCCGAACCAGTTTACAATGTATTTTCAGGGGCAAGTCCCTCTTCAAGTATACGATGATATTTTGCCTATCGAGGATAGTTACATTCCTCCTTTCAGTTTTGACCGTATGGTTGTGAAATGGAATCCGAAAGAGGTTGCATTTGAAGTTCATTTCATCAACCGTGAGTCAGGACTACGTTATTCAGGAAAAATTACACCTAAGGATCCGATGGATTCCTATCGTGAAATTGTCCTTGGAGGAGAGAACTTTAGTAGGTATGCGGAAGTGAATGTTCAGGAACCGACCTATATTGCAGTTCCCGTTGATCCGATTCATATGGACCGCAGCACATATTATCAGGAAGAACTTAGCCCTACCCGCTTCCGTGATGCCTTGTTCAACGACCCGAATGCGGTTAGACGTAGTCAAGTGGATGCGACCCATGAGGAATTCGGGGATGATCATGCGCTGTTAGTTGTAAATACAGAGTCGAAAATGTTAAATTTCGTCCATCCGGCTGCCGAGAGTAGAGAACCTACTTCACCCGCGGACTTATTATATGACGTTATCGATTCCATTAATGAGCATGGAGGATGGACGGATACATTCAGATTTTCATACATTACCCCTTTTTCTCATTACGTTAAGTTCCAACTGTTCATTAATGGCTATCCGGTTTACAGCGATACTGGGACAACGGAAATAGCCCAGTATTATGGTGAAAGTCGGGTTTTCCGTTATATAAGGCCGTATTATACACTTGATGTGAAAATAATGGACGAAGAAATGACTCTCCCGGCAGGCACGGAAGTTGCTAATTCACTCAGCAAGTCGGATAAGTACGATTTCGGATCAATTGAAGATATAACTTTGGGCTATATGATGAGACATGATTTGGAAAAACGGGCGTTAATCATGGAGCCTGCCTGGTTTTACTTGATGAAAGGTAAATGGTTACGCTATTTACCTGATCAAAGCGGAGGTGATCATATTGGATTGGAATAA
- the yycI gene encoding two-component system regulatory protein YycI yields MDWNKTKTIFIVVFSILNVFLYSLYLKQHTEALNVQVVGKTSIEEIMKQENITYNLSQETKNDFYYVSANIKTFTMEELESLKSQSIVITDNTRVTSDMSIPVSIRNSKGDYHFTEFLTKYVLNGMDYELWEVNNEEKKAIFFQNVDGEPIFYSSNAMLTIYWDDNYEVTRYEQRMLKEFISYNRKKDLLTQDEAVGSLATRGYLKQDSKVLSVTAGYSSLMQLTETQVFAPTWNIRVELKDGKIEDHFINAIEGKVIEFQLDKTEVESPTIDDE; encoded by the coding sequence TTGGATTGGAATAAAACGAAAACTATTTTCATTGTCGTCTTTTCGATATTAAATGTTTTCCTTTATTCCCTATATCTAAAACAGCATACCGAAGCTTTGAATGTGCAAGTAGTCGGGAAAACATCGATTGAAGAGATAATGAAACAGGAGAATATCACTTACAACCTCTCGCAAGAGACAAAAAATGATTTCTACTATGTCTCTGCTAATATTAAGACGTTTACAATGGAAGAATTGGAGTCCTTGAAAAGCCAGTCCATTGTAATTACGGATAATACACGGGTCACTTCCGACATGAGCATTCCGGTATCCATCCGCAATTCAAAGGGGGATTATCATTTTACTGAGTTCCTTACGAAATATGTATTGAATGGGATGGACTATGAACTATGGGAAGTGAATAATGAAGAAAAGAAAGCCATTTTCTTTCAAAATGTGGACGGAGAACCGATATTCTATAGCTCCAATGCGATGCTGACCATTTATTGGGATGATAATTATGAAGTTACCCGGTATGAACAGCGAATGCTTAAGGAATTCATTAGCTATAACCGTAAGAAGGATTTACTGACACAGGACGAGGCGGTTGGATCTCTGGCAACTCGGGGGTATTTGAAGCAGGATTCTAAAGTGTTAAGTGTGACAGCAGGATACTCCTCTCTCATGCAGTTAACTGAAACCCAAGTATTTGCCCCGACATGGAATATTCGTGTAGAATTAAAGGACGGTAAAATCGAAGATCATTTTATCAATGCAATTGAAGGTAAAGTGATAGAGTTCCAATTGGATAAGACCGAAGTGGAAAGTCCTACGATAGATGATGAATAA
- a CDS encoding MBL fold metallo-hydrolase, with amino-acid sequence MRFSVLCSGSTGNSIYVETDKHAFLVDAGLSAKKMEQQLESIGRSVSNVDGIFVTHEHSDHIKGIGVLARRHKIPIYANEKTWNAMNGLVGEIPLEQRFHFNMETSMTFGTLDIQSFAVSHDAADPMFYVFHENNRKLSVITDTGYVSERMKGHIAASDAYVFESNHDVSMLQMGRYPWSVKRRILSDVGHVSNEDAAIAMSEVVAEKETRIYLSHLSKDNNMKDLARMSVSQTLEACGIRTGEFVHLYDTDAEKPTELVTV; translated from the coding sequence ATGCGTTTTAGTGTGCTCTGTAGTGGTAGTACAGGCAATTCTATATATGTTGAAACGGATAAGCATGCATTTTTAGTAGATGCTGGACTGAGTGCTAAAAAGATGGAGCAACAGCTTGAAAGCATTGGTCGTTCGGTGTCCAATGTCGATGGGATTTTCGTCACCCACGAGCATAGCGACCATATTAAAGGGATTGGCGTGTTGGCCCGAAGACATAAGATACCTATTTATGCCAATGAAAAAACATGGAATGCCATGAATGGACTTGTTGGTGAAATTCCATTGGAACAACGATTCCATTTCAATATGGAAACCTCCATGACTTTCGGGACACTTGATATCCAGTCATTCGCTGTTTCACATGATGCTGCGGATCCGATGTTCTATGTATTTCATGAAAATAATCGGAAGCTCTCAGTCATCACGGATACAGGATATGTAAGCGAACGGATGAAAGGCCATATTGCAGCTTCAGATGCATATGTCTTTGAAAGCAATCATGACGTCAGCATGCTGCAAATGGGCAGATATCCATGGTCCGTCAAACGTCGCATACTGAGTGATGTCGGGCATGTTTCCAATGAAGATGCCGCGATTGCAATGAGTGAAGTTGTTGCCGAGAAAGAGACAAGAATTTATTTATCGCATCTCAGCAAGGATAATAATATGAAAGATCTCGCCAGGATGAGTGTTTCGCAAACATTGGAAGCATGCGGGATCCGCACAGGTGAATTCGTGCATTTGTATGATACCGACGCGGAAAAACCGACAGAGCTTGTCACTGTTTAA
- a CDS encoding trypsin-like peptidase domain-containing protein — MDEFNQGPRNEEEKPIIHEPEKREEPMRHINRSPQPKRRGGFLPALFGAILGGLLVWILMNTTANNDKGSPLVEREQSGVDNLTSERVSVDINTDVTDIVGQMADTVVGITNLQTVRNFWSSTETTRETGSGSGVIYKKEGGKAYIVTNHHVVENAEGLEITFDNGTKVDGKLVGSDMWTDLAVVEIDGKHVNTVIQFGDSDALKRGETVIAIGNPLGLGFAGSVTMGIVSGKDRSIPIDFDKDGTVDWQADVLQTDAAINPGNSGGALINLAGQLVGINSMKITQETVEGIGLAIPINIAVPIIKDLEMTGTVNRPTMGVSLMNLRDVPSSQQEQVLKLPKDVTDGVIVTQVLRNTPAEVAGVKQYDVIVEMDGKKIEDMVGLRKHLYNEKEVGDLMKMKVYRAGQLIEIEMELKDGNTF; from the coding sequence ATGGACGAATTCAATCAAGGTCCTCGTAATGAAGAGGAAAAGCCGATTATTCATGAACCTGAAAAGCGTGAGGAACCAATGCGCCACATTAACCGTTCACCACAACCGAAACGACGAGGTGGATTTCTTCCCGCCCTTTTTGGAGCCATTCTCGGGGGACTCCTTGTCTGGATTTTAATGAATACAACGGCTAATAACGATAAAGGTTCGCCGTTAGTCGAACGAGAACAATCAGGTGTGGATAATTTGACTAGTGAAAGGGTCTCTGTCGACATCAATACGGATGTGACAGATATCGTCGGGCAAATGGCTGACACGGTCGTAGGAATCACAAACCTGCAGACTGTACGCAATTTCTGGTCTTCTACTGAAACGACAAGGGAGACCGGTAGCGGTTCTGGCGTCATCTATAAAAAAGAAGGCGGCAAAGCATATATCGTCACGAACCACCATGTCGTCGAAAATGCAGAAGGACTTGAAATTACATTCGATAATGGAACAAAAGTCGATGGAAAGCTTGTCGGAAGTGATATGTGGACCGATTTGGCTGTAGTTGAAATCGATGGAAAACATGTGAACACGGTTATCCAATTTGGCGATTCGGACGCGTTGAAACGCGGGGAAACAGTCATTGCTATCGGAAATCCGCTCGGCCTCGGTTTTGCAGGATCGGTTACGATGGGCATTGTTTCCGGAAAAGACAGATCCATTCCAATTGATTTTGATAAAGACGGAACGGTTGACTGGCAGGCTGATGTCTTACAAACAGACGCAGCAATCAACCCTGGAAACTCAGGCGGTGCACTTATCAACTTGGCGGGGCAGCTTGTCGGCATTAACTCGATGAAAATCACACAAGAAACCGTGGAAGGCATCGGCTTAGCCATCCCCATTAATATTGCTGTTCCAATAATTAAAGACCTTGAAATGACAGGAACAGTCAATCGACCAACAATGGGTGTCAGCCTCATGAATTTGCGTGATGTTCCCTCTTCACAACAGGAACAAGTATTGAAGTTACCTAAGGATGTCACGGATGGAGTCATCGTTACCCAAGTTCTACGCAATACACCAGCTGAGGTTGCTGGTGTTAAACAGTATGATGTGATTGTTGAAATGGACGGAAAGAAAATAGAAGATATGGTCGGGTTGCGTAAGCATCTTTATAATGAAAAAGAAGTTGGCGATCTGATGAAGATGAAAGTGTATCGTGCCGGTCAATTGATAGAAATTGAAATGGAATTAAAAGATGGAAATACATTCTGA
- a CDS encoding CxxH/CxxC protein gives MKINSCETHINHALDVFVAQEETFPIMEKIEEGEKLSTKCDYCDTPATYIVANE, from the coding sequence ATGAAAATAAATAGCTGTGAAACCCATATAAATCATGCACTTGACGTGTTTGTCGCCCAAGAAGAAACTTTTCCTATCATGGAGAAAATCGAAGAAGGTGAAAAGTTATCCACAAAGTGCGATTACTGCGACACGCCCGCAACGTATATTGTGGCGAACGAATAA
- the rlmH gene encoding 23S rRNA (pseudouridine(1915)-N(3))-methyltransferase RlmH translates to MNITIVSVGKLKEKYLKMGIDEYAKRLGAYAKIDLIEVADEKAPESLSDADMDIVKKKEADRILAKIGADAYTIALAIEGKMKTSEELAAGMESLMTYGRSKVVFVIGGSLGLHEDVLKRADELLSFSKMTFPHQLMKLVLLEQVYRGFRIMRGEPYHK, encoded by the coding sequence GTGAATATTACAATTGTGTCAGTTGGCAAACTAAAAGAAAAATATTTGAAAATGGGGATTGATGAATACGCTAAACGGCTTGGTGCTTATGCAAAAATCGATCTTATCGAAGTGGCAGATGAAAAAGCTCCGGAGTCTCTGAGCGATGCAGATATGGATATCGTGAAGAAAAAGGAGGCGGACCGGATTTTAGCAAAAATAGGTGCGGATGCATATACAATTGCACTTGCTATTGAAGGCAAAATGAAAACAAGCGAGGAATTGGCTGCAGGGATGGAATCTTTGATGACATATGGCCGCAGCAAAGTCGTATTTGTCATAGGCGGATCGCTTGGCCTTCATGAAGACGTACTGAAACGGGCAGATGAATTATTATCATTTTCAAAAATGACATTTCCGCATCAGTTGATGAAATTGGTATTGTTAGAGCAAGTTTACCGGGGGTTTCGAATTATGCGGGGGGAACCTTACCATAAATAG
- a CDS encoding S-adenosylmethionine decarboxylase related protein has product MINWTSFVSISILGSGGGLAKAVLSILNQSVQDINDPIYPNINKVQFHLIDSTQKGKEYYDQLFPNLSDKITLYQLDLNDVNLFQEHLKKTKTKIVIDLSWADTIEMLNCCNELGVFYINSALENTEVDEDESLYGFPLTERFLRFEKVRKNFTNTKAIIGSGMNPGIVQWMAIKLMKDNPGKKPLACYIVEHDDHFFTNKKLVKPNTLYTSWSVECFLDEAILSYPMYVDHQLENYFYNEVYEMEFKVRLGEKEFYGCLMPHEEVITLGQLFDMQIGFIYRVNEYTTKIIQDHLDNVDVLWDWNQQIIELGAGDVEGEDLVGVLLVYENHETFMYNVMRCSDIYKKFKTNATYFQVACGVYAGLSSIILDDFPLDIYYVDELLLNTESKYGKYLTYYMTHFITGENKESDGLLHQRLKWVR; this is encoded by the coding sequence ATGATTAATTGGACAAGTTTTGTTTCCATTTCTATATTAGGTAGCGGCGGGGGGCTTGCAAAAGCGGTACTATCCATCCTAAATCAATCCGTACAAGATATTAATGACCCTATATACCCAAACATTAACAAGGTACAGTTTCACCTAATTGATTCTACTCAAAAAGGTAAAGAGTATTACGACCAGCTATTTCCTAATCTTTCGGATAAAATCACGCTATACCAGTTAGATCTCAACGATGTAAACCTATTTCAAGAACATCTCAAAAAAACAAAAACAAAAATAGTCATTGACCTTTCATGGGCAGATACGATTGAAATGCTTAATTGCTGTAACGAATTAGGTGTATTTTACATCAACTCAGCCCTTGAGAACACGGAGGTTGATGAAGATGAAAGTCTATATGGTTTTCCTCTTACAGAACGATTTCTTAGATTCGAAAAGGTAAGGAAGAATTTTACGAATACAAAGGCCATTATTGGCTCTGGTATGAATCCCGGCATTGTACAATGGATGGCTATAAAATTAATGAAAGATAATCCCGGAAAAAAACCTTTAGCCTGCTACATTGTGGAGCATGATGATCATTTTTTTACCAATAAAAAATTAGTCAAACCAAACACCCTCTATACCTCATGGTCCGTTGAATGCTTTCTGGATGAAGCTATATTAAGCTATCCGATGTATGTTGATCATCAGTTGGAGAATTATTTCTATAATGAAGTATACGAAATGGAGTTTAAAGTGAGATTAGGGGAAAAAGAATTTTACGGCTGTTTGATGCCACATGAGGAAGTTATAACTTTAGGACAATTATTTGATATGCAGATCGGATTTATTTATCGTGTCAATGAATATACAACGAAGATTATTCAGGACCATTTGGATAATGTAGATGTGCTTTGGGATTGGAATCAGCAGATAATTGAATTAGGTGCAGGGGATGTTGAAGGCGAAGATCTTGTTGGTGTTCTCCTTGTTTATGAAAATCATGAAACTTTTATGTATAACGTAATGAGATGCAGTGACATTTACAAGAAATTCAAAACAAATGCAACCTATTTCCAAGTGGCATGCGGTGTATATGCAGGCCTTTCTAGTATTATATTAGATGATTTTCCATTGGACATCTATTATGTCGATGAGCTATTGCTCAATACAGAAAGTAAATACGGAAAATATCTAACTTACTATATGACTCACTTTATTACGGGGGAAAACAAAGAATCTGATGGATTATTACATCAAAGACTGAAGTGGGTTAGGTAA
- a CDS encoding DUF4179 domain-containing protein — protein MKNLFNHFNEIDINVHEFEEMEVSEFDKAQFKKDLRKQISKNSSQKWTKRIAAACLTIGIGATSLVGLSYTTFAQEIPFVNSIFKLFSEKEYGTTLVRYDEFAEAKNMTVESNGTTVTITETLLDSKKLFVSYSIETDKDLGPIALIDGSFTLNGGQNSLFHAEHDIYKTAQNKYAGMTTVILPLSHSIDEGTFQFNISELSNPENGEVVQGEWNFEIYAKASDTIVQTVEVPKSEKNNLNVEINKITYTPYSFIVNYKEGVHNDVLNEKYNVIYSELLLKDDLGNTYKSKFNGGFGSSGVTEYMITFGQLHPDAKTLIFTPIFHFKNLNNIFESVETMQLDDIVVEIER, from the coding sequence TTGAAGAACCTATTTAATCATTTTAATGAAATTGATATAAATGTCCATGAATTTGAAGAGATGGAGGTATCTGAGTTTGACAAGGCACAATTTAAAAAAGATTTACGAAAACAAATCTCAAAAAATAGCTCTCAGAAATGGACGAAAAGAATTGCAGCTGCATGCCTAACTATTGGTATTGGTGCCACTTCATTGGTTGGACTTTCATACACAACATTTGCACAGGAAATTCCGTTCGTAAATAGTATTTTTAAGCTTTTTTCTGAAAAAGAATATGGCACAACATTAGTTCGCTATGACGAATTTGCAGAAGCTAAAAATATGACAGTTGAAAGTAATGGCACGACAGTTACAATTACCGAAACATTATTAGACAGTAAAAAGCTTTTCGTTAGCTACTCAATTGAAACAGACAAAGATTTAGGTCCAATCGCCTTAATCGATGGGAGTTTCACATTAAATGGTGGGCAAAACTCCTTGTTCCATGCAGAGCATGACATTTATAAAACCGCTCAGAATAAATATGCAGGTATGACAACCGTTATTTTACCTTTATCACATTCCATTGATGAAGGTACGTTCCAATTCAATATCAGTGAATTATCTAATCCTGAAAACGGTGAAGTTGTTCAAGGCGAATGGAATTTCGAAATTTATGCGAAAGCCTCTGATACTATTGTACAAACAGTTGAAGTTCCTAAATCAGAAAAGAACAATCTAAACGTAGAAATCAACAAAATTACGTATACACCATACTCATTCATCGTTAATTACAAAGAAGGCGTACACAATGATGTCTTAAATGAAAAATATAACGTAATTTATTCTGAATTACTGTTAAAGGATGACTTAGGAAATACGTATAAATCGAAATTTAACGGTGGATTTGGGAGTTCTGGTGTAACAGAATATATGATTACATTTGGACAGCTACACCCAGATGCTAAGACGTTAATATTCACACCTATATTCCACTTTAAAAACTTAAATAACATTTTTGAGTCGGTTGAAACAATGCAATTAGATGATATCGTTGTAGAAATAGAGCGATGA
- a CDS encoding sigma-70 family RNA polymerase sigma factor, whose amino-acid sequence MKINEHNFIALLQAGKEEALDYVIDHYLPLIKGVVVKTLGPLSKNDLAKECCNEILLSIWKNAKKFTGGPTDFQKWVCVIAKYKAIDYIRTEIRKKESLSLNLDFTAHELTYPQNMLLEEHENIYAIISKLTPVNQKIFIMKYLLDYDTEEIARQLQMTKSAVDNRLYHGKKKLKKSLGGIQIEEPI is encoded by the coding sequence ATGAAGATTAACGAACATAATTTTATAGCCCTTCTTCAAGCCGGCAAAGAAGAAGCTCTTGATTATGTAATTGATCATTATTTACCTCTTATTAAAGGGGTGGTCGTAAAAACATTAGGACCACTTAGTAAAAATGATCTTGCTAAGGAATGCTGTAACGAAATTCTATTGTCGATTTGGAAAAATGCCAAAAAGTTTACGGGTGGGCCTACGGATTTTCAAAAATGGGTTTGTGTCATTGCAAAGTATAAGGCAATCGATTACATCCGCACCGAAATCCGAAAAAAAGAGAGCCTTTCTCTTAATTTAGACTTCACAGCACATGAATTAACGTACCCACAAAATATGCTACTTGAAGAGCACGAAAATATTTACGCCATTATCTCGAAATTAACACCAGTTAATCAAAAAATATTTATTATGAAATACTTATTAGACTATGACACAGAGGAAATTGCACGTCAGCTTCAAATGACAAAGTCTGCTGTAGATAATCGACTTTATCATGGAAAAAAGAAGCTTAAAAAATCATTAGGAGGTATTCAAATTGAAGAACCTATTTAA